A genomic segment from Modestobacter roseus encodes:
- a CDS encoding complex I subunit 4 family protein: MLTVIVFLPLVAAAALALVRVSDRTARWAWVAATVADLALVTALCVGYETPADGGLAYEVQARWIPSVNSSYHVGVDGLSLPLVALTAIVFCACAVYSLREDRRPRQLAALFLALQATCLGLFVAQDLILFFLFFDLSIVGMYAAIAGWGHGEQRGRSALQFFLYTFLGSLALLLGFIGLYLAADPHTFDIPELVAAAPLADSPVAGGFVLAALLVGLAIKTPTVPFHTWLPPAHTDASAIGSAVLAAVLLKMGTYGFVRIAMPAMPDAWQGAAWIVLAVGVVSVLYGALVALAQTDLKRMIAYTSINHMGYVLVAVGAAGLVGSGTAARELAVTGAVTQMVSHGLLTGALFLLAGVLHQRTGSYAMGEYGGLARPAPVLAGLFAVAAFGSLGIPALSGFVAEFQVFAGSIGATAWAAIALPGILLTAALFLRALQRVFTGETRGRSVGFADVRAVQAGPVIGLLLLSLAVGVAPWPLLDVITPATSLVVELVSR, encoded by the coding sequence GTGCTCACCGTGATCGTGTTCCTGCCGCTGGTCGCCGCGGCGGCGCTGGCCCTGGTGCGGGTGTCCGACCGCACCGCCCGCTGGGCCTGGGTGGCGGCCACCGTCGCCGACCTCGCCCTGGTGACCGCACTGTGCGTCGGGTACGAGACGCCGGCCGACGGCGGCCTCGCCTACGAGGTGCAGGCCCGGTGGATCCCGTCGGTGAACAGCAGCTACCACGTCGGCGTCGACGGGCTGTCGCTGCCGCTGGTGGCGCTGACCGCGATCGTGTTCTGCGCCTGCGCGGTCTACTCGCTGCGGGAGGACCGGCGGCCGCGGCAGCTGGCCGCGCTGTTCCTGGCCCTGCAGGCCACCTGCCTGGGCCTGTTCGTGGCCCAGGACCTCATCCTGTTCTTCCTCTTCTTCGACCTGTCGATCGTCGGGATGTACGCCGCGATCGCCGGCTGGGGACACGGCGAGCAGCGGGGCCGCTCGGCGCTGCAGTTCTTCCTCTACACCTTCCTGGGCAGCCTGGCGCTGCTGCTGGGTTTCATCGGCCTGTACCTGGCCGCCGACCCGCACACCTTCGACATCCCCGAGCTGGTGGCCGCCGCGCCGCTGGCCGACTCCCCGGTCGCCGGCGGGTTCGTGCTGGCCGCACTGCTCGTCGGGCTGGCCATCAAGACCCCGACCGTCCCGTTCCACACCTGGCTGCCGCCGGCGCACACCGACGCCTCGGCCATCGGCTCGGCGGTGCTCGCCGCGGTGCTGCTGAAGATGGGCACCTACGGGTTCGTCCGGATCGCCATGCCGGCGATGCCCGACGCCTGGCAGGGGGCGGCCTGGATCGTGCTCGCGGTGGGCGTCGTCTCGGTGCTGTACGGCGCGCTGGTCGCGCTCGCGCAGACCGACCTCAAGCGGATGATCGCCTACACCTCGATCAACCACATGGGCTACGTGCTGGTCGCCGTCGGCGCGGCCGGGCTGGTCGGCAGCGGGACGGCGGCCCGGGAGCTCGCGGTCACCGGCGCGGTGACCCAGATGGTCAGCCACGGGCTGCTCACCGGGGCGCTGTTCCTGCTCGCCGGGGTGCTGCACCAGCGCACCGGCAGCTACGCCATGGGCGAGTACGGCGGGCTGGCCCGGCCGGCGCCGGTGCTCGCCGGGCTGTTCGCGGTCGCCGCCTTCGGCTCGCTGGGCATCCCGGCCCTCAGCGGGTTCGTCGCGGAGTTCCAGGTCTTCGCCGGCAGCATCGGCGCCACGGCCTGGGCGGCGATCGCCCTGCCGGGCATCCTGCTCACGGCCGCGCTGTTCCTGCGCGCCCTGCAGCGGGTGTTCACCGGGGAGACCCGCGGCCGGTCGGTGGGGTTCGCCGACGTGCGGGCGGTGCAGGCCGGGCCGGTCATCGGGCTGCTCCTGCTCTCCCTGGCCGTCGGCGTCGCCCCGTGGCCGCTGCTGGACGTCATCACCCCGGCCACCTCCCTCGTGGTCGAGCTGGTGAGCCGATGA
- a CDS encoding NADH-quinone oxidoreductase subunit N: MAPLALLPEISLLAGAVVALLAGSFLPQRRQWVARLVAVAALLTAGIAAALALGDPARTVFGAFVVDTPTGITRLVVVASTLLVIGLGVEELAGQVRESETYALLLLGSLGAVVLAATDDLLVLAVGFLLSSIPLYALVGLGRSARAAEAALKTYLLGALSGILLLLGCSVLFGMAGSTAYAGLATGLAGAPEAPVAVGAVGVLGGLLFKAGGVPLHFWVPDATQGAGTAAAAFLTTVPKIGALVAMIRLVDVLPGSLPWPLLLGLLAALTMTLGNLAALGQTDARRLLGWSTVSQVGYLLMPVAVVGATDAAVPALLTYLAGYAVTNLTAFAVLAGDPRTTALTDSRGLARRRPGQAAALVISLLSLVGTPPTAVFLGKLTVFTAAWDGGLAWLVVVAAVNTVISLAYYLRWLVPALSREGRPAHDGDEDDEREPDDRPWARGAAATGAVGVLAVGLGAGAVTALVAGATLG, encoded by the coding sequence ATGGCCCCGCTGGCGCTGCTGCCGGAGATCAGCCTGCTCGCCGGCGCCGTCGTCGCCCTGCTGGCCGGCTCGTTCCTGCCCCAGCGGCGGCAGTGGGTGGCCCGGCTGGTGGCGGTCGCCGCCCTCCTGACCGCCGGCATCGCGGCGGCGCTGGCGCTGGGCGACCCGGCGCGCACCGTGTTCGGCGCCTTCGTCGTCGACACCCCCACCGGGATCACCCGGCTGGTGGTCGTCGCCTCCACGCTGCTGGTGATCGGCCTCGGCGTGGAGGAGCTCGCCGGCCAGGTGCGGGAGAGCGAGACCTACGCCCTGCTGCTGCTCGGCTCGCTGGGCGCGGTGGTGCTCGCGGCCACCGACGACCTGCTGGTGCTGGCGGTCGGCTTCCTGCTGTCCAGCATCCCGCTCTACGCGCTCGTCGGGCTGGGCCGCAGCGCCCGGGCCGCCGAGGCCGCGCTCAAGACCTACCTGCTGGGTGCGCTGTCCGGGATCCTGCTGCTGCTCGGCTGCAGCGTGCTGTTCGGCATGGCCGGCAGCACCGCCTACGCCGGGCTGGCCACCGGGCTGGCCGGCGCACCCGAGGCGCCCGTCGCGGTGGGGGCCGTCGGTGTGCTGGGCGGCCTGCTGTTCAAGGCCGGCGGGGTGCCGCTGCACTTCTGGGTGCCCGACGCCACGCAGGGGGCCGGCACCGCCGCGGCGGCCTTCCTCACCACCGTGCCGAAGATCGGGGCGCTGGTCGCGATGATCCGGCTGGTCGACGTGCTGCCCGGGTCGCTGCCGTGGCCACTGCTGCTCGGACTCCTCGCCGCGCTCACCATGACGCTGGGCAACCTCGCCGCGCTCGGCCAGACCGACGCCCGCCGGCTGCTGGGCTGGTCGACGGTCAGCCAGGTCGGGTACCTGCTCATGCCGGTGGCCGTCGTCGGCGCCACCGACGCCGCCGTGCCCGCGCTGCTGACCTACCTCGCCGGCTACGCGGTCACCAACCTCACCGCCTTCGCGGTGCTCGCCGGCGATCCGCGCACGACGGCGCTGACGGACTCCCGGGGCCTGGCCCGGCGGCGCCCGGGCCAGGCCGCCGCGCTGGTCATCAGCCTGCTCAGCCTCGTCGGCACGCCGCCGACGGCCGTCTTCCTCGGCAAGCTCACCGTGTTCACCGCAGCCTGGGACGGCGGGCTGGCGTGGCTGGTGGTGGTCGCCGCGGTGAACACCGTGATCAGCCTCGCCTACTACCTGCGGTGGCTGGTCCCGGCGCTGTCCCGGGAGGGCCGCCCCGCTCACGACGGGGACGAGGACGACGAGCGGGAGCCCGACGACCGCCCGTGGGCCCGGGGCGCCGCGGCCACCGGTGCGGTCGGGGTGCTCGCGGTCGGGCTGGGCGCGGGGGCGGTGACCGCGCTGGTCGCCGGCGCCACCCTGGGCTGA
- a CDS encoding TetR/AcrR family transcriptional regulator — MQEPAGLREAKKAATRRALRAAATTLALEHGLDGVTVDQVCAAAGVSLRTFFNYFESKEAALLGEEPPLGSPQGRKAFAAGGPSGDLLADLLTLLDPSDLVEQEGRTGLLQAMQLAQQEPRLLAGHIAREIAHEQEVAALVATRRGLPEPDLGCAALATTAQALLRLAGRSWIDAEDDSSLREHIDATRAAYVAALGSALP, encoded by the coding sequence GTGCAAGAACCTGCCGGCCTGCGCGAGGCCAAGAAGGCCGCGACCCGCCGCGCACTGCGCGCCGCCGCCACCACGCTCGCCCTCGAGCACGGGCTCGACGGGGTGACGGTGGACCAGGTCTGCGCCGCCGCCGGCGTCTCGCTGCGCACCTTCTTCAACTACTTCGAGTCCAAGGAGGCGGCGCTCCTCGGCGAGGAGCCGCCCCTCGGGAGCCCCCAGGGGCGCAAGGCCTTCGCCGCCGGCGGCCCCTCCGGTGACCTGCTCGCCGACCTGCTCACGCTGCTCGACCCGTCGGACCTGGTCGAGCAGGAGGGCCGGACGGGTCTGCTGCAGGCGATGCAGCTGGCCCAGCAGGAACCACGGCTGCTGGCCGGCCACATCGCCCGGGAGATCGCCCACGAGCAGGAGGTCGCCGCCCTGGTGGCCACCCGGCGCGGCCTGCCCGAACCCGACCTCGGCTGTGCCGCGCTGGCCACCACCGCCCAGGCGCTGCTCCGGCTCGCCGGCCGCAGCTGGATCGACGCCGAGGACGACTCGTCCCTGCGCGAGCACATCGACGCCACCCGGGCCGCCTACGTGGCCGCGCTCGGGTCCGCGCTGCCCTGA
- a CDS encoding MDR family MFS transporter, whose translation MSTATPAPAGAPPIVLTRRRINLIFSALVAGMLVSSLDQTIISTAMPTIVGDLGGVSQMAWVTTAYLLASTLVMPVYGKFGDLFGRRTLFLVALGLFTIASVGAALSPSFGAFVFWRGVQGLGGGGMMILSQAIIADIVPARERGKYMGPLGAVFGLSAVAGPLVGGFFTDHPSLGWQWCFWINVPICLAALVVAWFALALPRKRNTEPVDVLGVVTLSTATASLIFFTDLGGSDGWTDPRTLGLMALFVVAAVAFVQVELRAAQPIIPMSLFRSRSFVVATALGAAVGLGMFSAVAFVPTFLQMASGTSAANSGLLMLPMMGGLFITAIGSGIATTRTGRYKVFPVVGVATVAAAMAWMTTLSGQTPVWVVGSQLFVMGLGLGLIMQIVVLVAQNAVSARDIGSATATNNYFREVGATLGVAVFGTIFTSRLAENLGGALAANAQEAAAAGIVSPDTLVPAAVQAAGEPLRSAIVAAYADSLAPVFGYLLPAFAIAFVLALLIKEIPLSDVAGMVARGEAVTDEADLPAPARTAGEVTSAPAAPDTDGVVDDAPDVVVTGSADEPGAQAPAAHS comes from the coding sequence GTGTCCACCGCGACCCCCGCGCCCGCCGGCGCACCGCCGATCGTCCTGACCCGGCGGCGGATCAACCTGATCTTCTCGGCGCTGGTGGCCGGGATGCTGGTCTCCAGCCTGGACCAGACGATCATCTCCACCGCGATGCCGACGATCGTCGGCGACCTGGGCGGGGTCTCCCAGATGGCGTGGGTGACCACCGCGTACCTGCTGGCCAGCACCCTGGTCATGCCGGTCTACGGCAAGTTCGGCGACCTGTTCGGCCGGCGCACGCTCTTCCTCGTCGCCCTGGGCCTGTTCACGATCGCCAGCGTCGGCGCCGCCCTCTCCCCCAGCTTCGGCGCGTTCGTGTTCTGGCGCGGCGTCCAGGGCCTCGGCGGCGGCGGGATGATGATCCTGTCCCAGGCGATCATCGCCGACATCGTCCCGGCCCGGGAGCGCGGCAAGTACATGGGCCCGCTCGGTGCGGTCTTCGGCCTCTCGGCGGTGGCCGGGCCGCTGGTCGGCGGGTTCTTCACCGACCACCCGAGCCTGGGCTGGCAGTGGTGCTTCTGGATCAACGTGCCCATCTGCCTGGCCGCGCTCGTCGTCGCCTGGTTCGCCCTCGCCCTGCCGCGCAAGCGGAACACCGAGCCGGTCGACGTGCTCGGCGTCGTCACCCTGTCGACGGCCACCGCGTCGCTGATCTTCTTCACCGACCTGGGCGGCAGCGACGGCTGGACCGACCCGCGGACCCTCGGGCTGATGGCGCTGTTCGTCGTCGCCGCGGTCGCGTTCGTGCAGGTCGAGCTGCGCGCCGCGCAGCCGATCATCCCGATGTCGCTGTTCCGCAGCCGCAGCTTCGTGGTGGCCACCGCGCTGGGCGCCGCCGTCGGGCTGGGCATGTTCTCCGCGGTCGCCTTCGTGCCCACCTTCCTGCAGATGGCCTCGGGTACCTCGGCGGCGAACTCCGGCCTGCTGATGCTGCCGATGATGGGCGGCCTGTTCATCACCGCCATCGGGTCGGGCATCGCCACCACCCGCACCGGCCGGTACAAGGTCTTCCCCGTCGTCGGGGTGGCCACGGTCGCCGCCGCGATGGCGTGGATGACCACGCTCAGCGGGCAGACGCCGGTCTGGGTGGTCGGCTCCCAGCTGTTCGTCATGGGGCTGGGCCTGGGCCTGATCATGCAGATCGTGGTGCTGGTCGCGCAGAACGCGGTCTCCGCGCGGGACATCGGCTCGGCCACGGCGACCAACAACTACTTCCGCGAGGTCGGCGCGACCCTCGGCGTGGCGGTCTTCGGCACCATCTTCACCAGCCGGCTGGCCGAGAACCTGGGCGGCGCCCTGGCCGCGAACGCCCAGGAGGCGGCCGCGGCGGGGATCGTCTCCCCGGACACCCTCGTCCCCGCGGCGGTGCAGGCCGCCGGGGAGCCGCTGCGGTCGGCGATCGTCGCCGCCTACGCCGACTCCCTCGCCCCGGTCTTCGGCTACCTGCTCCCCGCGTTCGCCATCGCCTTCGTGCTCGCCCTGCTGATCAAGGAGATCCCGCTGTCCGACGTCGCCGGGATGGTCGCCCGGGGTGAGGCGGTCACCGACGAGGCCGACCTGCCGGCCCCGGCGCGCACCGCCGGGGAGGTCACGTCAGCGCCCGCCGCGCCGGACACCGACGGCGTGGTCGACGACGCCCCGGACGTGGTGGTGACCGGGTCGGCGGACGAGCCGGGCGCTCAGGCGCCGGCGGCCCACTCGTAG
- a CDS encoding STAS domain-containing protein: MTRSAHQPETAYQQFVDARAGAIRAGGRLSVQGADLMRGAVLVLQGHGHRRVVLDLEGVQAVDDDGLHALRSLQDAMSATGRELVLLHPPAGVGAR, from the coding sequence GTGACCCGGTCGGCGCACCAGCCGGAGACCGCCTACCAGCAGTTCGTCGACGCCCGGGCCGGAGCGATCCGGGCCGGCGGCCGGCTGAGCGTGCAGGGCGCGGACCTGATGCGCGGTGCGGTGCTGGTGCTGCAGGGGCACGGGCACCGGCGGGTGGTCCTCGACCTGGAGGGGGTGCAGGCCGTCGACGACGACGGACTGCACGCCCTCCGCTCGCTCCAGGACGCGATGTCGGCCACCGGCCGGGAGCTGGTGCTGCTGCACCCGCCTGCCGGGGTGGGTGCGCGGTGA
- a CDS encoding STAS domain-containing protein, with protein MTTSTAARQTSVRPDDRSGDERLVQLCEADVCDGLADVRWLLHQALLGGARRIVVDLTEVPHLASPALASFLWAHRICRARGGAVVLRGADRRTQDVLRRTGLQHVLHVEPRRPRSAA; from the coding sequence ATGACCACCAGCACCGCAGCCCGGCAGACGTCCGTGCGACCGGACGACCGCAGCGGCGACGAGCGGCTGGTCCAGCTCTGCGAGGCCGACGTCTGCGACGGGCTGGCCGACGTGCGGTGGCTGCTGCACCAGGCCCTCCTCGGCGGTGCCCGGCGGATCGTCGTCGACCTGACCGAGGTGCCCCACCTGGCCAGCCCCGCGCTCGCCAGCTTCCTCTGGGCGCACCGCATCTGCCGCGCCCGCGGTGGCGCCGTGGTGCTGCGCGGCGCCGACCGGCGCACGCAGGACGTGCTGCGCCGCACCGGTCTGCAGCACGTGCTGCACGTCGAGCCGCGCCGGCCCCGGAGCGCCGCGTGA
- a CDS encoding response regulator transcription factor — translation MSRVPPRLLVVEDDDHIRTALRWALEDEGYLVEEAVDGEDAVRRVAVAVPDLMLVDLMLGAMDGFAVIREVRRDHDLPIIVVSARADTHDIVAALEAGADDYVTKPFQLKEVTARLRALRRRVSSGAPRPGAAENATPEVVLDAHAAAPLVLRQERGTVHRGEEQLALTLTEFRLLCELASVPGRVLSRQELLSRVWEHGFFGDERIVDVHVRRLRTKIELDAGNPQVVVTVRGLGYRLDLQ, via the coding sequence ATGTCCCGCGTGCCGCCGCGTCTCCTCGTCGTCGAGGACGACGACCACATCCGCACCGCCCTGCGCTGGGCACTCGAGGACGAGGGCTACCTGGTCGAGGAGGCCGTCGACGGCGAGGACGCGGTCCGCCGCGTCGCCGTCGCCGTCCCCGACCTCATGCTCGTCGACCTGATGCTCGGGGCGATGGACGGCTTCGCCGTGATCCGCGAGGTCCGGCGGGACCACGACCTGCCGATCATCGTGGTCAGCGCCCGGGCCGACACCCACGACATCGTGGCCGCGCTGGAGGCCGGCGCCGACGACTACGTGACCAAGCCCTTCCAGCTCAAGGAGGTCACGGCCCGGCTGCGCGCGCTGCGCCGCCGGGTGTCCAGCGGCGCCCCGCGGCCGGGCGCCGCGGAGAACGCCACCCCGGAGGTGGTGCTGGACGCGCACGCCGCAGCGCCGCTGGTGCTGCGCCAGGAACGCGGCACCGTGCACCGGGGCGAGGAGCAGCTGGCCCTGACGCTGACCGAGTTCCGGCTGCTCTGCGAGCTCGCCTCCGTGCCCGGCCGGGTGCTGAGCCGCCAGGAGCTGCTCAGCCGGGTCTGGGAGCACGGGTTCTTCGGCGACGAGCGGATCGTGGACGTCCACGTCCGGCGGCTGCGCACCAAGATCGAGCTCGACGCCGGCAACCCGCAGGTGGTGGTCACCGTCCGCGGGCTGGGGTACCGGCTGGACCTGCAGTGA
- a CDS encoding sensor histidine kinase — protein MRWNQRPRGLRSRIVLGFAAGTLLVSAVLVVTTFVLARNYLLDQRERSAVRQALTDASLLRSRLSTAGTEVGDALGELVPSGGGDVVVRSGGAWYSSSLEVGARDVPTVLQEQVAAGEPATARTDSRTGPRVVVGTRLPGTDVEFYELAPLTELELSLRTLGAVLAAGAGAATLAGAAFGSWASRRAVQPLEQVAGAATAIAGGDLATRLPPTDDPDLIAIVGSFNSMVDALSARIDRDARFVGDVSHELRSPLTSLVTTVEVLAGRRDDLTPRGREALALVQSELDRFRRTLDDLLELAKLDNSRDSPGADDASPGTAAPAVSVAALVREVLERTGHPVDLLAADDEESTTVLARKLPLERAVRNLVENADRHAGGVRAVQVQRLGDSVVLHVDDDGPGVAAEDRERVFERFARGPRAARGSLPGAGLGLAIVAETATHLGGAAWCAPGPDGGARFSIALPAASSAPALPAASS, from the coding sequence GTGAGGTGGAACCAGCGCCCGCGCGGGCTGCGCTCGCGGATCGTGCTCGGGTTCGCCGCCGGCACGCTGCTCGTCTCCGCCGTCCTGGTGGTGACCACCTTCGTGCTGGCCCGCAACTACCTGCTCGACCAGCGGGAGCGCTCCGCCGTCCGGCAGGCCCTCACCGACGCGAGCCTGCTGCGCAGCCGGCTGTCCACCGCCGGCACGGAGGTCGGTGACGCGCTCGGCGAGCTGGTGCCCTCCGGCGGCGGCGACGTGGTCGTGCGCAGCGGGGGCGCCTGGTACTCCTCCAGCCTGGAGGTGGGCGCCCGCGACGTCCCGACGGTGCTGCAGGAGCAGGTCGCCGCCGGTGAGCCGGCCACTGCGCGCACCGACTCCCGGACCGGGCCGCGCGTGGTGGTCGGCACCCGGCTGCCCGGCACCGACGTCGAGTTCTACGAGCTGGCCCCGCTCACCGAACTGGAGCTCTCGCTGCGCACCCTCGGCGCGGTGCTCGCCGCCGGTGCCGGCGCGGCGACCCTGGCCGGCGCGGCGTTCGGCAGCTGGGCCAGCCGCCGTGCGGTGCAACCGCTGGAGCAGGTGGCCGGCGCCGCGACCGCGATCGCGGGGGGCGACCTGGCCACCCGCCTCCCCCCGACCGACGACCCCGACCTGATCGCGATCGTGGGCAGCTTCAACAGCATGGTCGACGCGCTCTCCGCGCGGATCGACCGGGACGCCCGGTTCGTCGGGGACGTCAGCCACGAGCTGCGCAGCCCGCTGACCAGCCTGGTGACCACCGTCGAGGTGCTGGCCGGCCGCCGTGACGACCTCACCCCGCGGGGCCGCGAGGCGCTGGCGCTGGTGCAGTCGGAGCTGGACCGCTTCCGCCGGACCCTGGACGACCTGCTGGAGCTGGCGAAGCTGGACAACTCCCGCGACTCCCCCGGCGCGGACGACGCCTCGCCCGGGACGGCCGCGCCGGCGGTGAGCGTCGCGGCGCTCGTCCGCGAGGTGCTCGAACGCACCGGCCACCCGGTCGACCTGCTGGCCGCCGACGACGAGGAGAGCACCACGGTGCTGGCCCGCAAGCTCCCGCTGGAGCGGGCCGTGCGCAACCTGGTGGAGAACGCCGACCGGCACGCCGGCGGGGTGCGGGCGGTGCAGGTCCAGCGCCTCGGCGACTCCGTCGTGCTGCACGTCGACGACGACGGACCGGGCGTCGCCGCCGAGGACCGGGAGCGGGTGTTCGAGCGGTTCGCCCGCGGCCCGCGCGCGGCCCGCGGGTCGTTGCCCGGCGCCGGGCTGGGGCTGGCCATCGTCGCCGAGACCGCCACGCACCTGGGCGGCGCCGCCTGGTGCGCGCCCGGCCCCGACGGCGGGGCCCGGTTCAGCATCGCGCTGCCCGCGGCGTCGTCCGCTCCCGCGCTGCCGGCGGCGTCGTCGTGA
- a CDS encoding GerMN domain-containing protein, whose protein sequence is MSPHRRLAPLTLALPLALAVPLALVSCGVPTGGPPEAIPSSEVPSALASPSTPPSSSVPAQPGTEQPHVYLVTAEDVLVPRPREVPAGGTADRLADLLRDLTEGPTRAERDDQLSTALPPGTELALADLSGSTATISFENDVDAPSGRDSRRTVAQIVLTATSVAGVDEVLLSRDGLPVEAPLPSGELSSAPLTAADYAALLTAPPT, encoded by the coding sequence GTGAGCCCCCACCGCCGGCTCGCCCCGCTCACGCTCGCCCTGCCCCTCGCGCTCGCGGTGCCCCTCGCGCTCGTCTCCTGCGGGGTGCCCACGGGTGGACCACCGGAGGCGATCCCCAGCTCGGAGGTGCCCTCGGCCCTCGCGTCGCCCAGCACCCCGCCGTCGTCGTCCGTCCCGGCGCAGCCGGGCACCGAGCAGCCGCACGTGTACCTGGTGACCGCCGAGGACGTGCTGGTCCCCCGGCCGCGCGAGGTGCCCGCGGGAGGGACGGCCGATCGGCTGGCCGACCTGCTGCGCGACCTGACCGAGGGGCCGACCCGCGCGGAGCGGGACGACCAGCTCTCCACCGCGTTGCCGCCGGGCACCGAGCTCGCCCTGGCCGACCTCTCCGGGTCGACGGCGACGATCTCCTTCGAGAACGACGTCGACGCGCCGTCCGGACGGGACAGCCGGCGCACGGTCGCCCAGATCGTGCTCACCGCCACCAGCGTGGCGGGGGTGGACGAGGTGCTGCTGAGCCGCGACGGGCTCCCGGTCGAGGCACCACTGCCCTCGGGCGAGCTGAGCTCGGCGCCGCTGACCGCGGCGGACTACGCCGCGCTGCTCACCGCTCCACCGACATGA
- a CDS encoding PfkB family carbohydrate kinase, translating into MITVVGELVVDLIPVSPSTPAGSQEAAAPGTRPAAPPPPQYTAFPGGNALNVAVAAARLGAPTHLMARVGAGPFGDLLRDHAARNGVATDAMVAAEEPVSLAVVALAGDGSGSYSFHTHGAADWQWTPDELARAWPAGTRIVHVGSISSWTPPGSAAIAAQVARVREEGTALVSFDPNVRPTLIADADAVRDRVAGLRRTADVVKVSAEDMAWLEPDADLDEAATRWAAEGPALVLVTDGGRPLRAARPGRPLLRRDVPPVQVVDTVGAGDSLAAGLFAGLVRTGVLDRTALLELPEPDLVALLDDAALVAALACTRPGADPPTRAEFEAARG; encoded by the coding sequence GTGATCACCGTCGTCGGGGAGCTGGTCGTGGACCTGATCCCGGTCTCGCCCAGCACGCCGGCCGGTAGCCAGGAGGCCGCCGCGCCGGGCACCCGTCCCGCCGCACCGCCCCCGCCGCAGTACACCGCCTTCCCCGGCGGCAACGCGCTGAACGTCGCGGTGGCCGCGGCCCGGCTGGGCGCCCCGACGCACCTGATGGCCCGGGTCGGGGCCGGCCCGTTCGGTGACCTGCTGCGCGACCACGCCGCGCGCAACGGCGTGGCCACCGACGCCATGGTCGCCGCGGAGGAGCCGGTGAGCCTGGCGGTGGTCGCGCTGGCCGGGGACGGGTCGGGCAGCTACTCGTTCCACACCCACGGCGCCGCCGACTGGCAGTGGACGCCCGACGAGCTGGCCCGGGCCTGGCCGGCCGGCACCCGGATCGTGCACGTCGGGTCGATCTCCAGCTGGACACCGCCGGGGTCGGCGGCGATCGCCGCGCAGGTGGCCCGGGTCCGGGAGGAGGGGACGGCGCTGGTCAGCTTCGACCCCAACGTCCGGCCCACGCTCATCGCCGACGCCGACGCCGTCCGGGACCGGGTCGCCGGACTGCGGCGCACCGCGGACGTGGTCAAGGTGAGCGCCGAGGACATGGCCTGGCTGGAGCCCGACGCCGACCTGGACGAGGCCGCCACCCGCTGGGCGGCCGAGGGGCCGGCGCTGGTGCTGGTCACCGACGGCGGCCGGCCGTTGCGCGCGGCCCGCCCCGGCCGGCCACTGCTGCGCCGGGACGTGCCCCCGGTGCAGGTCGTGGACACGGTGGGCGCCGGGGACAGCCTGGCCGCCGGGCTGTTCGCCGGCCTGGTGCGCACCGGCGTGCTCGACCGGACGGCGCTGCTGGAGCTCCCGGAGCCCGACCTCGTCGCGCTGCTGGACGACGCGGCGCTGGTCGCGGCGCTGGCCTGCACCCGGCCGGGCGCCGACCCGCCCACCCGCGCCGAGTTCGAGGCCGCCCGCGGCTGA
- a CDS encoding universal stress protein: MHTVEDTDRPRVVVGVDGSPGSRVALAWALESAARRGAALQVVAAYPVDLYWADAHLLDRGRLDLLREDTGARARELVTAAQRDPRSAGVAAVPVEVLAVPGAPAEQLVRLSEGAEQLVVGSRGRGGLRSTLLGSVALHCSAHARCPVVVVHPATAPTAGPPRVVVGVDGSAPARAALAEAARAAAELDATLEVVTAFHLPVLWTDLSVLVVESQDEFRDEALRRARDVVDDVLGADPPVPVQVLAEEGRATDVLVTRAAGATLLVVGSRSRSRLPGMVLGSVALHAVVHAPCPVQVVHPAGAHDGAAGARRMAAGAS, from the coding sequence GTGCACACCGTCGAGGACACCGACCGGCCCCGCGTCGTCGTGGGGGTGGACGGTTCACCCGGTTCCCGGGTGGCCCTGGCCTGGGCGCTGGAGAGCGCCGCCCGGCGTGGCGCAGCGCTCCAGGTCGTCGCCGCGTACCCGGTCGACCTGTACTGGGCCGACGCCCACCTGCTCGACCGGGGGCGGCTCGACCTGCTGCGCGAGGACACCGGGGCCCGCGCCCGCGAGCTCGTCACGGCGGCGCAGCGCGACCCGCGGAGCGCGGGCGTCGCGGCGGTGCCGGTCGAGGTGCTGGCCGTCCCGGGTGCGCCGGCCGAGCAGCTGGTCCGGCTGTCGGAGGGGGCCGAGCAGCTCGTCGTCGGCAGCCGCGGCCGGGGCGGGCTGCGCAGCACGCTGCTCGGGTCGGTGGCGCTGCACTGCTCGGCGCACGCCCGCTGCCCCGTGGTGGTCGTGCACCCGGCGACCGCGCCGACGGCCGGGCCGCCGCGGGTGGTCGTCGGGGTCGACGGCTCCGCACCTGCGCGCGCCGCCCTGGCCGAGGCCGCCCGGGCCGCCGCGGAGCTCGACGCCACGCTGGAGGTGGTGACCGCCTTCCACCTGCCCGTGCTGTGGACCGACCTGTCCGTGCTGGTGGTCGAGTCCCAGGACGAGTTCCGGGACGAGGCGCTCCGCCGGGCGCGGGACGTCGTCGACGACGTGCTCGGCGCCGATCCGCCGGTGCCGGTGCAGGTGCTGGCCGAGGAGGGGCGGGCGACCGACGTGCTGGTCACCCGCGCCGCCGGTGCGACCCTGCTGGTGGTGGGCAGCCGGAGTCGCAGCCGGCTGCCCGGGATGGTGCTGGGGTCGGTGGCCCTGCACGCCGTGGTCCACGCGCCGTGCCCGGTGCAGGTCGTGCACCCGGCCGGCGCGCACGACGGGGCGGCCGGCGCCCGGCGGATGGCGGCCGGCGCGAGCTGA